AAAAATCACTCTGTTTTCTTTTTATCGGCAGCATTATTTGTTTAAACTTTTTTTCGTGCAAAACAGATAAACATAGTAAAACAGAAATTGAATCCTCATTAAAGCAATATGATAATTTGATTTTAAAATTAGATGCTGATTCTATTTCGATGTTATATACCAACGATGGGAATTTGGGAAATATTGCCATTGGAAGAGATTCTATTCGGAAATTCTTATCTTCTTTTAAAAACGTAAAAGTGTTGTCTCAGCAATCCATTTCTGATTCAATAAAAATTAGTCGAGATACCGCTTTCCAAACTGGACATTATGCTCAAACAGACTTGATAGCAGGAAAAGACACGGTAAAAGTAAAGGGGACATTTACAACGAGATGGCAATGGGTCCCTCAAAAAGGTTGGCAGATTAAACGGATGATTACAAAGTCCATTTAATAAAAAAACGACATCAATTATTACTGTCGACGGACACAATAAATTAAAACCTGCGCATTGAAATGGGATTAGGATTCATTACTCTCTGTCTTTTCCATTTTTTTATAAAAAAGATTCCGAAAAAAAAAATCCCAATAGGGTAAAACCACAATGGATCAAACATTATTTTTTGTATATTCATTTTTTATAAATAATTTAAGCTCATTAAAACAACATCATATGATATTTATGGCGCATGCCCTTGTAAGCGCGAAGTTGAAGTATTGACTTTGTTATCGAGCATGGTATCAATATAGAAGGGCATTATTGTGTTTCCCTAAATCAAAAATACATTTTTTGTCGTTCGAAAAAATACATTTTTTGAAGGTGATTTATTTGTTGTTGTAAGCCGTCATTGTGTGTTGTGTACCTGTGGTAGCAAAAGATTTTATCATTTCAATCGCCATTTCGATGCGAGCGGAAATTTTTTTTTCGTCCTCTTCCGACCATTTTCCCAACACGTATTCTACTTGTCTTCCTTTCGGAAAATCGTTTCCCACACCAAAACGCAAACGTGTATAATCCGTCGTTCCGAGTGTTTCGTTAATGCTTTTTAATCCGTTATGTCCACCGTCACTCCCTTTTGTTTTCATCCGCAAAGCGCCGAATGGCAAAGCAATGTCGTCGGTAATCACCAATACATTTTCCAAGGGAATGTGTTCTTTCTGCATCCAATAATTCACCGCTTTTCCACTCAAATTCATGTATGTGGTAGGTTTTATCAGAATAAAAATTCGTCCTTTAAAACGATATTCTGTTGTAAAAGCCAAGCGGCTATTGGAATCAAAAAAAATACTGGACGTTCTCGCGAGAGTGTCCAGTATTTTAAATCCGATATTATGACGGGTATTTTCGTACTCATCGCCAATATTTCCTAATCCTACAATTAAGAATTTCATGGCTTATTTTTATTTTTTAGCGTCTGGTTTTTTCGCATCCGCTTTCGGAGCTACGGCGCCTGCTTTAGGAGCTGCTGCGCCTGCCGCTGGAGCTGCTGCACCTGCTGCCGGAGCTGCTGCGCCTGCTGCTGGTTTAGCTTCTTCTACAACCGCTCTTGTTATTTGTACAGAAACAACAGTTACGTTTGGTGCATCCAACAATTCAAGTCCTTTTATTTTGATGTCCGCAACACGAATAGCTTGATTAAGTTCCAATGATTCTACGTCTAATGTAATATCATCCGGAACATCTTGTACCAAGCCTCTTACTTTAAGACTTCTTAATTTTGTATTCAATTTCCCACCTGCTTTTACACCGGCTGCGTTTCCTTTTGTTTTCACTGGAAGATTCATTACAACTGGTTTCCCTGGTAAAACTTGCAAAAAATCAACGTGTAAAATTTGTTCTTTTATTTTGTGAAATTGTACTTCTTGCATGATGGCTTCGAATTTTTTTCCATCTACATCCAATTTTACGCTGTGTACATCCGGAGAATACACCAAGTTTTTAAAGTCTTTTTCGATTACCGAAAAATGAACTTGTTCTGTGCCTCCGTATATAACGCAAGGCACGCGACCTTCATTTCTCAACGCTTTGGCATCTTTTTTCCCTACGTCCACACGTGGTGAACCGCTAATAGATACTGATTTCATGGTTTAATTTATTTGGTTTATATTTATTTTTATTGAATTACACTACAAAATGTGAACTGATACTTTCATGCGAAACTAATTTTTTGATCACATCTGCAAACAAAGCAGATGAACTCAATACTTTTATTTTCGGATGTTGTTGTTTCAAGGGAATTGTATCCGTTACAATCAATTCATTTATTTTTGAATTTTCCAATCTTTCAAACGCTTTTCCAGAAAGAATCGGATGCGTACAAACTGCTCTTACGCTCGTTGCACCTTTATCCATCATCATATCCGCAGCGGTACACAAAGTTCCGGCGGTATCAATAATATCATCCACCAACACAACATCTCTACCTTCTACATCACCAATTACGGTCATGCTCTGAATCACATTTGCTTTTTTGCGTTGCTTGTAACAAATCGCCATTTCCGAATTAAAATATTTTGCATACGCATTGGCACGTTTTGTTCCACCGGTATCAGGCGCAGCCATTGTTAAATTAGGTAATTGCAGACTTTTTATATACGGTAAAAAAATAGACGAAGCATACAAATGATCTACTGGAATTTCAAAAAAGCCTTGTATTTGATCGGCATGTAAATCCATTGTCATGATGCGATTTACGCCTGCTGCTTCCAACATTTTCGCTACCATTTTTGCACCAATCGCCACACGCGGTTGATCTTTTCTATCTTGCCGTGCAAATCCGAAATACGGAATTACTGCCACAATGTGATTGGCAGAAGCTCTCTTAGCCGCATCAATCATCAATAAAAGTTCAAATAAATTATCCGTTGGCGGAAAAGTAGATTGAAAAATATATACATCGCTGCCGCGAACTGTTTCTTCAAAAGAAGGTTGAAATTCCCCGTCGCTAAAGCGCGAAACAGTTACCTTTCCTAATTCTATTCCGTATTCGTGCGCTATTTTTCCGGCAATTTGCTGGGACGCTGTTCCTGAAAAAAATTTTACCGATGGATTCATTTTCTCTTTCTCAAAAAATTAATTTTTCACAACGAAAATTGCAAAAGGGTTGCAAATATACTACTTCTGTAATATATAATCAACAAAGAACATCTGTTTTTTGATAATTTACGTAAATTTGTACAAATGAAAGTTGTAATTGCCGTATTCCGTACACTTTGGAAAATACTTTTCGTGCTCAATTTTGCACTTGGATTGATTTTGCTGTATCCTTTTTTTGCATTTTATTTATCGTCCGAAAAAAGATTTTTCGGCGCCTTTCGGCTGATGCGTTTTTGGGCAAAATGGATTTTATTTTTCCCCGGAATACGCGTTCGTTCCGAAAACGAAATTGACATTAAAAATCTTCCACAACCTTGCGTTTTCTGCGCCAATCACAGTTCGTATTTAGACATTGTAACGTGTTATTATCTCATTCCCGATTATTTTATTTTTATGGGAAAACAAGAACTCGCGAAAGCGCCTTTGTTCAATATTTTTTTCAAGAAAATGAATATTTTAGTGAACCGAAAAAGCAACGTGGATTCGCACAAAGCATTTACCGAAGCCGCCGCTATTTTAGATAAAGGACAAAATATTTTTATTTTTCCGGAAGCTACTATTTCCACCGCAGGCGAATTAAAAGCCTTTAAAAATGGAGCTTTCCGACTTGCCATCGAAAAGCAAGTTCCCATTGTTGCCATTACTTTTTTAAACAATTGGCGCTTGATTCAAACCGGCGCATTTTTTAAAGCACATGGACAACCAGGCATCGCCAAAGCAATTATTCACAAACCCATCGAAACCAAAGGCATGAATTTGGACGATTTACTATCTTTGAAAACGAATGTTCGGCAAAAAATGCAGGACGCAAAAAATAAATACGATGCAAATAGATGAATCAACCGTTGATAAATTAGCCATTTTGGCACGCTTAGAATTTGATGCAAACACCAAAAAAGAAATGGTGAAGGATTTAGCGCGCATTATTTCTTTCGTAGATAAATTAAAAGAACTCGACACCGAAAATATTGAACCCTTGATTTACATGAGCGACGAGGTAAACGTTTTGCGCGAAGATGAAGTAAAGCAAATTATTACGCATCAAGAAGCAATGCAAAATGCTCCCAAAAAGGATTCCGATTTTTTTAAAGTTCCAAAAGTTCTCGGTGCGAAAAAATAAATTTTCAGCCTAATTTTTTGTCTGTTCTTTTTCGCCTTCGAAAAAATATTTTTTTGAAGGTTGTTTTTACAAGCGGATTCCGATGACCAAAATATCGTCTACTTGCTGAAAATCACCTTTCCAATTTTCGATGGTTGTATCCAATAATTTTCCTTGCTCTTGCATCGAAAGTGTTTGGGAGGAAATGAGCAATTCCTGAAAACGTTTTACCATAAATTTCTTGCCGTCTTTACCACCAAATTGATCGGCATAACCGTCGGAAAAAATATAAATAGCATCTCCTTCTTTTAACTTTTTAGTGTGATTGGTAAATGGCTTAAATTCCATTTGTGTGCCGCCAATCGGAAATTTATCGGGTTCTATTTTTTCAAAATTCGTATTATTAATAATAAACAAAGGGCGATACGCTCCTGCAAATTGCACTTCGCGTTTGTCTACATCAATGGCGCAAAGCGCGATGTCCATTCCATCATTTGTATCAATGTTGTGTTCGCCTTGTTTGAGGGCACTTTGCACGCCGTGATGCAATTCGTTCAAAATTTCGGAAGGACTGATAATGCCTTTTTCAATTACAATTTGATTTAATAAATTATGTCCAATCATGGACATGAATGCACCAGGAACGCCATGTCCAGTACAATCCACCGTAGCGATAATTGTTTTTTCACCTTTTTCGGCAAACCAATAAAAATCACCGCTCACAATGTCTTTCGGTTTATAAA
The Bacteroidia bacterium genome window above contains:
- the pth gene encoding aminoacyl-tRNA hydrolase, with amino-acid sequence MKFLIVGLGNIGDEYENTRHNIGFKILDTLARTSSIFFDSNSRLAFTTEYRFKGRIFILIKPTTYMNLSGKAVNYWMQKEHIPLENVLVITDDIALPFGALRMKTKGSDGGHNGLKSINETLGTTDYTRLRFGVGNDFPKGRQVEYVLGKWSEEDEKKISARIEMAIEMIKSFATTGTQHTMTAYNNK
- a CDS encoding 50S ribosomal protein L25/general stress protein Ctc; the protein is MKSVSISGSPRVDVGKKDAKALRNEGRVPCVIYGGTEQVHFSVIEKDFKNLVYSPDVHSVKLDVDGKKFEAIMQEVQFHKIKEQILHVDFLQVLPGKPVVMNLPVKTKGNAAGVKAGGKLNTKLRSLKVRGLVQDVPDDITLDVESLELNQAIRVADIKIKGLELLDAPNVTVVSVQITRAVVEEAKPAAGAAAPAAGAAAPAAGAAAPKAGAVAPKADAKKPDAKK
- a CDS encoding ribose-phosphate pyrophosphokinase encodes the protein MNPSVKFFSGTASQQIAGKIAHEYGIELGKVTVSRFSDGEFQPSFEETVRGSDVYIFQSTFPPTDNLFELLLMIDAAKRASANHIVAVIPYFGFARQDRKDQPRVAIGAKMVAKMLEAAGVNRIMTMDLHADQIQGFFEIPVDHLYASSIFLPYIKSLQLPNLTMAAPDTGGTKRANAYAKYFNSEMAICYKQRKKANVIQSMTVIGDVEGRDVVLVDDIIDTAGTLCTAADMMMDKGATSVRAVCTHPILSGKAFERLENSKINELIVTDTIPLKQQHPKIKVLSSSALFADVIKKLVSHESISSHFVV
- a CDS encoding lysophospholipid acyltransferase family protein produces the protein MKVVIAVFRTLWKILFVLNFALGLILLYPFFAFYLSSEKRFFGAFRLMRFWAKWILFFPGIRVRSENEIDIKNLPQPCVFCANHSSYLDIVTCYYLIPDYFIFMGKQELAKAPLFNIFFKKMNILVNRKSNVDSHKAFTEAAAILDKGQNIFIFPEATISTAGELKAFKNGAFRLAIEKQVPIVAITFLNNWRLIQTGAFFKAHGQPGIAKAIIHKPIETKGMNLDDLLSLKTNVRQKMQDAKNKYDANR
- the gatC gene encoding Asp-tRNA(Asn)/Glu-tRNA(Gln) amidotransferase subunit GatC encodes the protein MQIDESTVDKLAILARLEFDANTKKEMVKDLARIISFVDKLKELDTENIEPLIYMSDEVNVLREDEVKQIITHQEAMQNAPKKDSDFFKVPKVLGAKK